From Candidatus Neomarinimicrobiota bacterium, a single genomic window includes:
- a CDS encoding ABC transporter ATP-binding protein, producing MLLIQVKDLYKIYQMGNSEVRALDGVSLSIEQNEYVSIMGPSGSGKSTLMNLLGCLDTPTSGEFFMDGIDVATMDDDALAHIRNKKIGFVFQTFNLLPKSTSLRNVELPLIYNGEIKAADRKEMAIGALTRVNLGDRVDHKPNELSGGQRQRVAVARALVNNPAIILADEPTGNLDSKTGEEIMVLFDELHKQGNTIILVTHEEHIAAHASRVIRLLDGKIAVDEATNRAKR from the coding sequence ATGTTACTAATCCAAGTCAAAGATCTCTATAAAATATACCAGATGGGAAATTCTGAAGTGCGTGCCCTCGACGGCGTATCCCTTTCCATCGAACAAAACGAATACGTCTCCATCATGGGTCCCTCAGGTTCGGGGAAATCGACCCTGATGAATCTTCTGGGTTGTCTGGACACCCCTACTTCAGGGGAGTTCTTTATGGATGGTATTGATGTGGCCACCATGGATGATGATGCATTGGCACATATTCGAAACAAGAAAATTGGGTTTGTATTTCAAACCTTTAATCTGCTCCCAAAATCCACCAGCCTGCGTAATGTCGAACTACCCCTGATATATAATGGAGAGATCAAGGCTGCTGATCGCAAAGAAATGGCGATTGGTGCCCTGACACGGGTGAATCTTGGTGATCGTGTCGATCATAAACCCAATGAATTATCCGGTGGTCAAAGACAACGTGTGGCAGTGGCAAGAGCCCTGGTCAATAATCCAGCAATTATTCTGGCCGATGAACCTACTGGTAATCTTGATTCAAAAACAGGTGAAGAAATCATGGTCCTTTTTGATGAACTTCACAAGCAGGGTAACACCATTATTCTGGTTACCCATGAGGAGCATATTGCTGCTCATGCCTCCCGAGTGATCAGACTCCTTGATGGAAAAATTGCCGTAGATGAAGCTACTAACCGGGCAAAACGATAA
- a CDS encoding ABC transporter permease has product MKSFFWENLRIALAELWGHKTRSILTGTGIVIGIIAVSLMSTLINGVDGLFEESMKFLGRGNLYVEKWPWFGDEDWWTLRNRPRIELDMADEIKERSQYALVVAAERGRSANLSYKELSAENIYIHGVTSNYPEVSTVDVEFGRFFTESEDRTGAQVVLLGSEVAKTLFPQGNPVDKMIFAGSKRFRVIGVLAEMGKFMGAFSNDTQVIIPLATFNKIFHGPWGRRSITVKVPEHLVEEAKEELRGVVRVLRGLKPEEKDNFAINQQNAFRQSYQGIKLAIGGTGMIITALSLLVGGIGIANIMFVSVKERTREIGVRKALGATRSQIQGQFLIEAMVITASGGLVGLIISTLISMAISKFLFPATMSFGVAFMAIALSAAVGLFAGLAPARKGAKLDPIEALRYE; this is encoded by the coding sequence ATGAAGAGTTTCTTCTGGGAAAACTTACGCATTGCCCTCGCTGAATTGTGGGGTCACAAGACACGTTCCATTCTCACTGGAACCGGTATCGTCATTGGTATCATCGCCGTATCCCTTATGTCCACATTGATCAATGGGGTTGATGGGCTTTTTGAAGAAAGCATGAAATTCCTGGGACGAGGGAATCTTTATGTTGAGAAATGGCCGTGGTTTGGAGATGAGGATTGGTGGACACTTCGGAATCGTCCTCGTATCGAACTTGATATGGCTGATGAGATCAAGGAACGCTCCCAATATGCCCTGGTTGTGGCTGCTGAGCGTGGTCGTTCTGCCAACCTGAGCTATAAAGAACTATCAGCAGAAAACATCTATATCCATGGCGTAACTTCAAATTACCCCGAGGTATCAACGGTTGATGTAGAATTCGGCCGCTTTTTTACTGAATCTGAAGATCGAACCGGTGCCCAAGTTGTGCTCCTGGGGTCTGAGGTAGCGAAAACTTTATTCCCGCAAGGAAATCCTGTGGACAAAATGATCTTTGCCGGCTCAAAGCGTTTCAGAGTCATTGGCGTACTTGCTGAAATGGGAAAATTTATGGGAGCATTTTCAAATGATACCCAGGTTATCATTCCCCTCGCCACATTTAATAAAATTTTTCATGGTCCCTGGGGGCGCAGGAGTATCACAGTTAAGGTCCCGGAACACCTCGTAGAAGAAGCCAAAGAAGAACTGCGAGGTGTTGTCCGGGTATTGCGTGGTCTTAAACCAGAGGAAAAAGATAATTTTGCCATCAATCAGCAAAATGCCTTCCGCCAATCGTACCAGGGTATCAAACTGGCCATCGGAGGCACTGGTATGATCATTACAGCCCTCTCTCTCCTGGTGGGTGGAATTGGAATTGCCAACATCATGTTCGTATCGGTTAAAGAACGCACCCGAGAAATTGGGGTGCGGAAAGCACTTGGCGCAACACGCAGCCAAATTCAAGGACAATTTCTTATTGAGGCCATGGTCATCACAGCTTCTGGTGGGTTGGTGGGACTCATCATCTCCACACTGATCAGCATGGCTATTAGTAAATTTTTATTCCCTGCCACCATGTCATTTGGCGTAGCATTTATGGCCATTGCCCTTAGTGCGGCTGTAGGCTTATTTGCTGGTCTGGCGCCGGCCCGAAAAGGGGCAAAACTGGATCCTATTGAAGCATTGAGATATGAATAA
- a CDS encoding DUF4395 domain-containing protein — protein MSKIVKFGEDVEGYNIPVLNEREIRATAGILFLVMLFSIQAAAGAGNFTPLKYAVTFFLADMLIRVFINPKYSPTLILGRWIVRNQTPEYVGAQQKKFAWYIGIFMALVMFVLIVLVNSYSPITGLICFICLIFLFFESAFGICLGCKVYPWIYKEKAQYCPGEVCELKDRQEIQKISRNQWLILLGFIVFIILTIVLFNDFYSRPPFDLFGIEGKMHR, from the coding sequence ATGAGTAAAATTGTAAAATTTGGTGAGGACGTTGAAGGGTACAACATTCCCGTTTTAAACGAACGAGAGATCAGGGCAACTGCCGGGATACTTTTCCTGGTCATGCTGTTTTCAATTCAAGCTGCTGCTGGTGCCGGGAACTTTACCCCCCTGAAATATGCAGTTACTTTTTTCCTGGCAGACATGTTGATTCGTGTTTTTATCAATCCCAAGTACTCCCCCACCCTCATTTTGGGTCGGTGGATCGTCAGAAATCAGACTCCCGAATATGTGGGTGCCCAGCAGAAGAAATTTGCCTGGTACATCGGGATCTTTATGGCGCTGGTCATGTTTGTTTTGATTGTCCTGGTGAACTCATACAGTCCGATTACAGGTCTCATCTGTTTTATTTGTCTCATCTTCCTGTTTTTTGAATCAGCATTCGGTATTTGCCTGGGCTGTAAGGTCTACCCCTGGATTTATAAGGAGAAGGCGCAATACTGTCCTGGCGAAGTATGCGAACTGAAAGACAGACAAGAAATCCAGAAGATTTCCAGGAACCAATGGTTGATACTATTGGGGTTCATCGTTTTCATCATATTGACAATCGTACTATTCAATGATTTCTATAGTAGACCACCTTTTGATCTATTTGGGATTGAAGGAAAGATGCATCGATAG
- a CDS encoding GIY-YIG nuclease family protein: MKLGQVYILECSDMTLYTGITSNLENRLAQHNEGNFFGYTHSRRPVKLLWNTDLMDIQDAILLERQIKNWGREKKKALINESWDTLKLLSECKNPSHSKNYSLDSARDDELKNTDF, encoded by the coding sequence ATGAAATTGGGACAAGTCTACATATTGGAATGTTCTGACATGACACTGTATACTGGCATAACCAGCAATCTTGAGAATCGATTAGCTCAACATAATGAGGGCAATTTCTTCGGTTATACCCATTCAAGGAGACCTGTTAAATTACTCTGGAATACTGATTTAATGGATATCCAAGATGCCATACTTCTAGAGCGGCAGATTAAAAACTGGGGCAGGGAAAAGAAAAAAGCACTTATAAATGAAAGTTGGGATACGCTTAAATTATTGTCTGAGTGTAAAAACCCGAGTCATAGTAAGAACTATTCCCTCGACTCCGCTCGGGATGACGAACTGAAGAATACTGACTTTTGA
- a CDS encoding GIY-YIG nuclease family protein, with product MKTGQFYILECADGSLYTGVTSNLENRLAQHHEGNFPGYTHSRRPIKLLWNTNLMHIQDAIVLEKQIKNWSHRKKRALIEERWEILHLLAECQNESHHNNLSLDSTLYDEDVNLREMRK from the coding sequence ATGAAAACCGGTCAATTTTATATCTTGGAATGTGCTGACGGATCATTATACACAGGTGTAACCAGCAATCTAGAAAATCGCCTGGCTCAACATCATGAAGGAAATTTCCCTGGATATACACATTCCAGACGACCCATAAAATTGCTGTGGAATACGAACTTAATGCATATCCAGGACGCCATTGTTCTCGAAAAACAGATAAAGAATTGGAGCCACAGAAAAAAGAGAGCGTTGATTGAAGAGAGGTGGGAAATACTGCATTTATTAGCTGAATGCCAAAATGAAAGTCATCATAATAACCTATCCCTCGACTCCACTCTGTATGACGAGGATGTGAACCTCCGAGAAATGAGAAAGTAA
- a CDS encoding ABC transporter permease encodes MYVRTTLKTLNDAFFMALEAIRDNLLRSILTLLGIVIGVFAIIAVMTAIRTLESSINTGLNVFGSDVIFVQKSPVIQMGDHNSRRKYWRRPNITYDMALELRERMLGAEFVSAQDGTGGKTIRFKKEATNPNVGVQGVDEFGLEALNHKLDYGRNFIPEDVEYSRRVVILGTDVIQKLFPFQDPINQMININGIGFDVIGTLQRKGEMFGQSQDNFVIVPITTYLQYYGSRWTSLGISIKAPDGESFNLTKEEVIDQMRIVRGLGPEDENDFEVTSNDALIDTFGSFTAGIKMFAGAVSVIALVVAGIGIMNIMLVSVSERIKEIGVRKAIGATRNNILFQFLLEAVFLSLIGGVIGVLLGVGVGNMVTLVMKNVAPVIPIDWVFIGLGVCSFIGIVFGIYPAYKAARLDPIESLRHE; translated from the coding sequence ATGTACGTACGAACCACTCTTAAAACACTAAATGATGCCTTTTTCATGGCTCTGGAAGCTATTCGTGATAACCTGCTTCGTTCCATACTCACTCTCCTGGGAATCGTTATTGGCGTCTTTGCCATTATCGCAGTGATGACGGCCATCCGTACCCTGGAATCATCCATTAACACTGGCCTGAACGTATTTGGTTCAGATGTGATCTTTGTCCAAAAATCTCCTGTGATTCAGATGGGAGATCATAACAGCAGACGAAAATATTGGCGCAGACCCAATATCACCTATGATATGGCTCTGGAATTAAGAGAGCGTATGCTTGGTGCTGAATTTGTCAGTGCCCAGGATGGAACGGGTGGCAAGACCATTCGCTTTAAAAAAGAAGCAACCAACCCCAATGTTGGTGTTCAGGGAGTTGACGAATTCGGTTTAGAGGCTCTGAATCACAAGCTTGATTATGGCCGTAACTTTATTCCGGAGGATGTTGAGTACAGTCGTCGGGTCGTCATTCTGGGCACTGATGTCATTCAAAAACTCTTTCCCTTTCAAGACCCCATAAACCAGATGATTAATATTAACGGGATTGGATTTGATGTCATTGGCACTTTACAGCGCAAGGGTGAGATGTTTGGCCAAAGCCAGGATAACTTTGTGATTGTCCCCATTACAACCTACCTCCAGTATTATGGCAGTCGCTGGACATCCCTGGGGATATCCATCAAGGCACCCGATGGAGAAAGTTTTAATTTGACAAAAGAAGAAGTCATTGATCAAATGCGGATTGTCCGTGGTCTAGGTCCTGAGGACGAGAATGATTTTGAGGTAACTTCAAATGATGCCCTCATTGATACATTTGGCTCCTTTACAGCAGGAATTAAGATGTTTGCCGGAGCAGTAAGTGTCATCGCACTGGTAGTGGCTGGAATTGGTATCATGAATATCATGCTGGTTTCAGTAAGTGAACGAATCAAGGAAATCGGTGTTCGCAAAGCCATAGGAGCCACTAGAAATAACATTCTCTTTCAGTTCTTGCTTGAGGCTGTCTTCCTTTCACTTATCGGTGGTGTCATCGGTGTCCTATTGGGAGTCGGAGTAGGAAACATGGTAACCCTGGTAATGAAAAATGTGGCACCTGTCATTCCCATAGATTGGGTGTTTATTGGATTGGGTGTCTGTTCATTTATTGGGATCGTATTTGGAATCTATCCTGCCTACAAAGCCGCCAGACTGGATCCCATCGAATCCCTGCGCCACGAATAG
- a CDS encoding proline--tRNA ligase, with translation MSKGVTKQSEDFSKWYTDVVRQAKLADYGPVKGTMVIRPYGYAIWENFQGILNQMFKDTGHVNAYFPMFIPEHFLKKEAEHVEGFAPEVAVVTHAGGKELEEPLVVRPTSETIIWHMYKKWISSYRDLPLLINQWANVVRWEMRTRLFLRTTEFLWQEGHTAHATAEEAQDETLKMLEVYRSFAEDYMAMPVITGKKSESEKFAGAVSTYSIEAMMRDTKALQSGTSHNLGQNFAKAFEVTFQNKDNKEELVYATSWGVSTRLVGGLIMAHGDDKGLILPPKVAPYQVVIIPIFRKDTKDLVMDKVHEIVADLKVAEVRVHVDDDEKSSPGFKFNEWEMCGVPMRVEIGPKDIEKGHAVVVIRHSGEKHFIQLSELVQFLADQQDIVQAELFQRALDFREANTHTVDNWEDFKETLETKGGFIKAYWNGSAEVEEKIKNETKATIRCIPFDQPDASGKCVYTGEESSQQVIFAKAY, from the coding sequence GTGTCAAAAGGGGTAACAAAACAGAGCGAAGATTTCTCAAAATGGTATACCGATGTAGTCAGACAAGCCAAGCTGGCAGATTATGGTCCTGTTAAAGGAACCATGGTCATCCGACCGTATGGATACGCGATCTGGGAAAACTTTCAAGGCATCCTGAATCAAATGTTTAAGGACACGGGTCATGTGAATGCCTATTTCCCCATGTTTATTCCTGAGCATTTTCTCAAGAAGGAAGCCGAGCATGTGGAAGGTTTTGCTCCTGAAGTGGCAGTGGTTACCCATGCCGGGGGAAAAGAATTGGAAGAACCATTGGTGGTTCGTCCGACTTCCGAGACCATTATCTGGCATATGTATAAGAAATGGATATCATCCTATCGTGATCTGCCTTTGTTGATCAATCAATGGGCCAATGTGGTACGCTGGGAAATGCGGACACGTTTGTTTCTAAGGACGACAGAATTCTTGTGGCAGGAAGGACATACTGCACATGCTACGGCAGAAGAAGCACAAGATGAAACCCTGAAGATGCTGGAGGTCTATAGAAGTTTTGCTGAAGACTACATGGCCATGCCTGTGATTACTGGTAAAAAATCTGAATCTGAAAAATTTGCTGGAGCGGTGAGTACCTACTCAATTGAAGCCATGATGCGGGATACCAAGGCCTTGCAATCAGGTACCAGCCACAATCTGGGTCAGAATTTTGCCAAGGCTTTTGAAGTCACCTTCCAAAATAAAGACAATAAGGAAGAGCTTGTTTATGCCACAAGCTGGGGCGTGAGCACACGATTGGTGGGTGGATTGATAATGGCTCATGGCGATGATAAAGGGTTAATACTACCACCCAAAGTGGCACCTTACCAAGTTGTGATTATTCCCATCTTTCGGAAAGATACAAAAGACCTTGTCATGGATAAGGTCCATGAGATCGTGGCTGATTTGAAGGTGGCTGAAGTTCGTGTCCATGTGGATGATGACGAGAAAAGTTCCCCCGGTTTCAAGTTCAACGAGTGGGAAATGTGTGGTGTGCCCATGCGGGTGGAGATTGGTCCCAAGGATATTGAAAAGGGACATGCTGTCGTGGTGATCAGACATTCTGGCGAGAAGCATTTTATTCAGCTCTCTGAGCTTGTGCAATTTCTTGCTGATCAGCAGGATATTGTTCAAGCTGAACTGTTCCAGCGCGCTCTGGATTTTCGTGAAGCCAATACTCACACTGTTGATAATTGGGAAGATTTCAAAGAAACACTGGAAACCAAGGGTGGTTTTATCAAAGCCTACTGGAATGGATCTGCTGAAGTTGAGGAGAAAATCAAGAACGAGACCAAAGCTACTATCCGCTGTATTCCCTTTGATCAACCTGATGCTTCAGGAAAGTGTGTTTACACCGGTGAGGAGAGCTCGCAGCAGGTCATTTTTGCCAAAGCTTATTGA